The following coding sequences are from one Lycium ferocissimum isolate CSIRO_LF1 chromosome 3, AGI_CSIRO_Lferr_CH_V1, whole genome shotgun sequence window:
- the LOC132048727 gene encoding uncharacterized protein LOC132048727 — translation MNREKYDTLQAYSEEEPGFSNHSEKVNSEGNKINSDDDVVLRTIYRQRSGGAKSMKKGESRRKHLADRKPASKQRKRPPTTRQKSQARLDSALLVNKEKTTSKRWRRVHLANLSKLRDEDQEVIVVSNGEEEDEEATLVRKNSKSRRTSVVVEKKTVAEGSGESEKEEAVAEGKKASKSPKKRKNGVSKEGGSSKRRRVSIEGPGSSKKRKQELEEERQHNLQGQKVLLGRVIDPEIVGHKALEKLMEVLKSKKWEHLMEGPVVAYEKEVADFFINLRYTSDYSLVYQVGAVEFTLDEEQLGTILGVPIDGVSRLEEGDKATADFKLHIVKRGEQVTTETICKKQMKSQYQLLFEFVNKVMLPRTEKRCIASKMDLVLMEILDGGHLISLPGIMLQHMIKVVDVKDGKHSLPYGFFLTKVFEHFKVSTSKASKRTKKQMFSMSILEECECVPKKGGAGNTYTISGLNEANEKILADVENTLLKAEITRMKLEGPGPSGDTTKEFSEL, via the coding sequence atgaATCGGGAAAAATATGACACACTACAAGCCTATTCAGAGGAGGAACCTGGTTTCTCTAACCATTCTGAGAAGGTTAACTCTGAAGGTAATAAAATAAACTCTGATGATGATGTTGTATTGAGAACTATATATAGGCAGAGGTCTGGGGGTGCTAAGTCgatgaaaaaaggggaaagCAGGAGAAAACATCTCGCGGATAGGAAGCCTGCTTCTAAACAAAGAAAGAGACCTCCTACCACAAGGCAGAAGTCTCAGGCAAGATTAGACTCTGCCTTACTGGTTAACAAAGAAAAGACTACTAGTAAGAGGTGGAGAAGAGTACATTTGGCAAATTTGAGTAAGTTGAGAGATGAAGACCAAGAGGTGATTGTTGTGTCTAACGGAGAAGAAGAGGATGAGGAAGCCACCTTGGTCAGGAAAAACTCCAAAAGTAGAAGAACATCAGTTGTTGTTGAGAAGAAAACTGTGGCTGAAGGTAGTGGTGAAAGTGAAAAGGAAGAAGCAGTGGCAGAGGGGAAGAAGGCGTCAAAATCccctaagaaaagaaaaaacggTGTTAGTAAGGAGGGAGGTTCctccaaaagaagaagagtCAGTATAGAAGGACCTGGTTcctcaaagaaaagaaagcaagaacTGGAGGAGGAAAGACAACACAATCTACAAGGGCAGAAAGTTTTACTGGGAAGAGTGATTGATCCAGAGATTGTTGGGCACAAAGCGTTAGAGAAATTAATGGAAGTGCTCAAATCTAAAAAATGGGAGCACCTAATGGAAGGTCCTGTAGTGGCTTATGAGAAAGAAGTAGCCGATTTCTTTATAAATCTTCGGTACACTAGTGACTACTCATTGGTTTACCAAGTTGGTGCAGTGGAGTTCACCCTCGATGAAGAGCAGCTGGGGACAATTCTTGGTGTTCCAATTGATGGAGTAAGTAGACTGGAGGAAGGAGACAAGGCTACTGCAGACTTCAAGCTTCACATAGTAAAAAGGGGAGAGCAAGTGACCACTGAGACCATATGTAAGAAACAAATGAAGTCTCAGTATCAGTTGCTCTTTGAGTTTGTGAACAAGGTCATGCTTCCTCGGACTGAGAAAAGGTGTATTGCTTCCAAGATGGACCTGGTCCTTATGGAAATTCTGGATGGTGGCCACTTGATCAGTCTGCCTGGAATAATGTTGCAGCACATGATAAAGGTGGTGGATGTCAAGGATGGTAAGCATAGTCTGCCCTACGGATTTTTTCTTACCAAAGTGTTTGAGCATTTCAAAGTGTCTACTAGTAAAGCCTCCAAAaggaccaagaaacaaatgttCTCTATGTCCATCCTGGAGGAGTGTGAATGTGTCCCAAAGAAGGGAGGAGCGGGAAACACATACACTATATCGGGTCTGAATGAAGCGAATGAGAAAATCTTAGCTGATGTTGAGAACACCCTGCTGAAGGCAGAAATCACCAGAATGAAATTGGAGGGACCTGGTCCCAGTGGTGATACAACGAAAGAATTTTCTGAGTTGTGA